In Pseudonocardia sp. C8, one genomic interval encodes:
- a CDS encoding PIG-L family deacetylase, with product MLNLLPERLDRILLLGAHCDDIAIGAGGSLLELCRAYPGVHVTALVLTGAGSLREEEERAALAAFCPGAHLDVVVMDLPDGRVPQHWERAKLALEDLRTRGEPDLVIGPSPHDAHQDHRTLAQMIPTAYRDHLTLGYEILKWEGDLDQPTAYLPLAEPVLSEKIAKLNEHYGSQRDRTWFDDETFRGIARVRGVQCHARYAEAFHVQKLTLSVAPMTGSEPAGFGTAP from the coding sequence GTGCTGAACCTGCTGCCCGAGCGGCTGGACCGCATCCTGCTGCTCGGCGCGCACTGTGACGACATCGCGATCGGGGCCGGCGGCTCCCTGCTGGAGCTGTGCCGCGCCTACCCGGGCGTGCACGTGACCGCGCTGGTGCTGACCGGCGCCGGGTCGCTGCGGGAGGAGGAGGAGCGGGCCGCGCTGGCCGCGTTCTGCCCCGGCGCGCACCTCGACGTCGTGGTGATGGACCTGCCCGACGGGCGGGTGCCGCAGCACTGGGAACGGGCCAAGCTGGCGCTCGAGGACCTCCGCACCCGCGGCGAGCCGGACCTCGTCATCGGGCCGTCGCCGCACGACGCGCACCAGGACCACCGGACGCTGGCGCAGATGATCCCCACCGCGTACCGCGACCACCTGACGCTCGGCTACGAGATCCTCAAGTGGGAGGGCGACCTCGACCAGCCGACCGCCTACCTGCCGCTCGCCGAGCCGGTGCTCAGCGAGAAGATCGCGAAGCTGAACGAGCACTACGGTTCGCAGCGCGACCGGACGTGGTTCGACGACGAGACGTTCCGCGGTATCGCCCGGGTGCGTGGCGTGCAGTGCCACGCCCGCTACGCCGAGGCGTTCCACGTGCAGAAGCTGACCCTGTCCGTCGCGCCGATGACCGGTTCCGAGCCTGCCGGCTTCGGCACCGCCCCCTGA
- a CDS encoding NAD(P)-dependent oxidoreductase, whose amino-acid sequence MRVLLTGHQGYLGTVMAPILAAAGHEVTGLDSGLFADCVLGQLDTPDVDGMDTDVRDVTVEQLQGFDAVVHMAALSNDPLGALAPEITYDINHHASTRLATLSKEAGVGRFVYASTCSVYGAQSGDELVDEDAPLKPVTPYAISKVRVEDDLAELADADFVPVSMRNATAFGFSPRLRADIVLNNLVGRAILTNEVTVLSDGTPWRPLAHADDIAGAVVAALDAPADVVRARAYNVGTEKNNRTVAEIAQAVIEAVPGSTLNITGEAGNDPRSYRVDFSRARKELGFEASWTIPAGAEQLATEYKARGLTQEAFDQKFTRLAVLNARQQAGELDGGMRRL is encoded by the coding sequence ATGCGGGTACTGCTCACCGGACATCAGGGCTACCTGGGAACGGTGATGGCGCCGATCCTCGCCGCCGCCGGCCACGAGGTCACCGGACTCGACTCCGGGCTGTTCGCCGACTGCGTCCTGGGGCAGCTCGACACCCCGGACGTCGACGGCATGGACACCGACGTCCGCGACGTGACCGTCGAGCAGCTGCAGGGCTTCGACGCCGTCGTGCACATGGCGGCGCTGTCGAACGACCCGCTGGGCGCGCTGGCCCCGGAGATCACCTACGACATCAACCACCACGCCTCGACGCGGCTGGCGACCCTGTCGAAGGAGGCCGGGGTCGGGCGGTTCGTCTACGCCTCCACCTGCTCGGTGTACGGCGCCCAGTCCGGTGACGAGCTCGTCGACGAGGACGCCCCGCTCAAGCCGGTCACCCCGTACGCGATCTCCAAGGTCCGCGTCGAGGACGACCTCGCCGAGCTCGCCGACGCCGACTTCGTGCCGGTCTCGATGCGCAACGCCACCGCGTTCGGCTTCTCGCCGCGGCTGCGCGCCGACATCGTGCTGAACAACCTGGTCGGCCGGGCGATCCTCACCAACGAGGTCACCGTGCTCTCCGACGGCACCCCGTGGCGCCCGCTCGCGCACGCCGACGACATCGCGGGCGCCGTCGTCGCGGCCCTGGACGCCCCGGCGGACGTCGTCCGGGCCCGCGCCTACAACGTCGGCACCGAGAAGAACAACCGGACCGTCGCCGAGATCGCCCAGGCGGTCATCGAGGCCGTCCCGGGTTCGACGCTGAACATCACCGGCGAGGCCGGCAACGATCCGCGGTCGTACCGGGTGGACTTCTCCCGGGCCCGCAAGGAGCTCGGCTTCGAGGCGTCCTGGACGATCCCGGCCGGCGCCGAGCAGCTCGCGACCGAGTACAAGGCCCGGGGCCTCACCCAGGAGGCGTTCGACCAGAAGTTCACCCGGCTCGCCGTGCTCAACGCCCGGCAGCAGGCGGGGGAGCTGGATGGCGGCATGCGCCGCTTGTGA
- a CDS encoding DUF2277 domain-containing protein, whose translation MCRNIRTLHNFEPPATADEVHAAALQYVRKVSGAARPSQANAEVFERAVAAVAAATRELLDGLTTTAPPKDREVEAAKARARAELRYAR comes from the coding sequence ATGTGTCGCAACATCCGGACGTTGCACAACTTCGAGCCGCCGGCGACGGCCGACGAGGTCCACGCCGCCGCGTTGCAGTACGTCCGGAAGGTCTCCGGGGCGGCACGGCCCTCGCAGGCGAACGCCGAGGTGTTCGAGCGGGCCGTCGCCGCGGTCGCGGCGGCGACCCGCGAACTCCTCGACGGGCTCACCACCACGGCCCCTCCGAAGGACCGCGAGGTCGAGGCCGCCAAGGCCCGGGCCCGGGCGGAGCTGCGCTACGCCCGGTGA
- a CDS encoding RidA family protein: protein MSTSVVSTPDAPAPAHTFSQGVRKGGLLQVSGQGPMDPATKTYIAPGDVHAQTLRTLENVRAILEAGGASVGDVLMFRVYLTERSHFTAMNEAYGEFVARHVPDGNLPARTTVFVGLPHEEMLVEIDALAAPSA from the coding sequence ATGAGCACGAGCGTCGTGTCGACCCCGGACGCGCCCGCGCCCGCACACACCTTCAGCCAGGGCGTGCGCAAGGGAGGCCTGCTGCAGGTCTCGGGTCAGGGCCCGATGGACCCGGCGACGAAGACCTACATCGCCCCCGGCGACGTCCACGCCCAGACCCTGCGGACCCTGGAGAACGTGCGGGCGATCCTGGAGGCGGGCGGGGCGTCCGTCGGCGACGTGCTGATGTTCCGGGTCTACCTGACCGAGCGCTCCCACTTCACGGCGATGAACGAGGCCTACGGCGAGTTCGTCGCCCGGCACGTGCCGGACGGGAACCTGCCTGCCCGCACCACGGTCTTCGTCGGCCTGCCGCACGAGGAGATGCTCGTCGAGATCGACGCGCTGGCCGCCCCGTCGGCCTGA
- a CDS encoding IclR family transcriptional regulator, with the protein MSGSVGKALRILTLLGEGPASLDELAGRLDVHKTTVLRLLRTLADEHFVHRDGQFRYHLGARVFELSSLGLDQREVRSIAAPHLLAFNRAHGHTTHLSELVGSEIVYIDKLESHDHVRMASRVGLRGPVHSTAAGKVLLADLPPAARDRVLDGAHLRARTPNTITDRGAYLAELDRVREQGWAQDREENEPSINCIGAPVRGPAGNAVAAVSVSVPSIVATYDQLIELVPSLLDVAGAISRDHGWRPHRERTIE; encoded by the coding sequence ATGAGCGGCAGCGTCGGCAAGGCCCTGCGGATCCTGACCCTCCTCGGCGAGGGCCCGGCGTCGCTGGACGAGCTCGCCGGCCGGCTCGACGTGCACAAGACGACGGTGCTGCGACTGCTGCGCACCCTCGCCGACGAGCACTTCGTGCACCGCGACGGGCAGTTCCGCTACCACCTCGGGGCGCGGGTGTTCGAGCTGTCGTCGCTCGGCCTCGACCAGCGGGAGGTGCGGTCGATCGCGGCCCCGCACCTGCTCGCGTTCAACCGGGCCCACGGCCACACCACGCACCTGTCCGAGCTGGTCGGCAGCGAGATCGTCTACATCGACAAGCTGGAGTCGCACGACCACGTGCGGATGGCGTCCCGGGTCGGGCTGCGCGGGCCGGTGCACTCGACCGCCGCCGGGAAGGTCCTGCTCGCCGACCTGCCCCCCGCCGCGCGCGACCGGGTGCTGGACGGTGCCCACCTCCGCGCCCGCACCCCGAACACGATCACCGACCGCGGCGCCTACCTGGCCGAGCTGGACCGGGTCCGCGAGCAGGGCTGGGCGCAGGACCGGGAGGAGAACGAGCCCTCGATCAACTGCATCGGGGCACCGGTCCGCGGACCGGCCGGAAACGCGGTGGCGGCGGTGTCGGTCTCGGTACCGAGCATCGTCGCCACCTACGACCAGCTGATCGAGCTGGTCCCGTCACTGCTGGACGTGGCCGGGGCGATCTCCCGCGACCACGGCTGGCGACCGCACCGAGAGAGGACGATCGAATGA
- a CDS encoding sugar kinase, which yields METTGLGRVVCFGEALALVGGADRIDDPAAAAGAAGAEVNVALDLAAAGVPVAWAGRVGDDPHGHLVVRTLAAAGVDTSGIELDPVRHTGRYAKSVTVGDDGPRTRMHYRRAGSAASAADAGFARRPAVRRLLASATWVHVGGITAAVSPSCVAALDALLSRPRPFRVTFDVNWREQMWPDGDPAVVAGLAARADVVLAGADEAVRVFGTDDPARLRVLLPGPDLVVVKDGADRAVAVHPDGSTTAQPALAVDVVEPVGAGDAFAAGLLGGLVRGEPVGRCLRRGHLGAAAVLVVPGDSAPPLPAELLDLDDAGWAGLRVGRDGVVHGVPA from the coding sequence GTGGAAACGACAGGGCTGGGCCGGGTGGTGTGCTTCGGTGAGGCGCTCGCGCTGGTCGGCGGCGCCGACCGGATCGACGACCCCGCCGCGGCCGCCGGTGCCGCGGGCGCCGAGGTGAACGTGGCCCTCGACCTCGCCGCGGCCGGGGTGCCGGTCGCGTGGGCCGGCCGGGTCGGGGACGACCCGCACGGCCACCTGGTCGTCCGCACGCTCGCCGCGGCCGGGGTGGACACCAGCGGGATCGAGCTCGACCCGGTCCGCCACACCGGCCGCTACGCGAAGTCGGTGACGGTGGGCGACGACGGGCCGCGGACCCGGATGCACTACCGGCGGGCCGGCTCCGCCGCCTCGGCCGCGGACGCCGGGTTCGCGCGGCGGCCTGCCGTGCGGCGGCTGCTGGCGAGCGCGACCTGGGTGCACGTCGGCGGGATCACCGCCGCGGTCTCCCCGTCCTGCGTCGCGGCGCTGGACGCGCTGCTGTCCCGGCCGCGGCCGTTCCGGGTGACGTTCGACGTCAACTGGCGGGAGCAGATGTGGCCGGACGGCGACCCCGCGGTCGTCGCGGGTCTCGCCGCGCGGGCGGACGTGGTGCTGGCCGGTGCGGACGAGGCCGTCCGGGTGTTCGGCACCGACGACCCGGCGCGGCTGCGCGTGCTGCTGCCCGGCCCGGACCTCGTCGTCGTCAAGGACGGGGCCGACCGCGCGGTGGCCGTGCACCCCGACGGCAGCACGACGGCGCAGCCCGCGCTCGCCGTCGACGTCGTCGAACCGGTGGGCGCGGGCGACGCGTTCGCCGCCGGCCTGCTGGGCGGGCTGGTGCGCGGCGAGCCGGTCGGCCGCTGCCTGCGGCGCGGGCACCTCGGTGCGGCCGCGGTCCTCGTCGTGCCCGGCGACTCGGCGCCGCCGCTGCCGGCCGAGCTGCTCGACCTGGACGACGCCGGATGGGCGGGCCTGCGCGTCGGCCGGGACGGCGTCGTGCACGGGGTGCCGGCATGA
- a CDS encoding alanine racemase, giving the protein MTRTASADGALRLDALGDERPGRFAKSVPAITGTVGEWLAAAPRLSSLATPVLTLDRAALVANAERMAGWCAAHGVELAPHGKTTMAPALWELQLRTGARGVTVATGWQAAVAVEFGVRWIQLANALVDPRALRELAVARDADPGLEVVSWADSVETVAAMEAGVGDPVRPLTVLVELGAPGGRTGARSVAEAERVAAAVVASPVLRLGGVGGYEGALAHDPEPGSLARVRAYLDDLAELHRRVRPGYETEEVVVTAGGSAYFDQVAAALAGLADDRTRVVLRSGAYLVHDDGFYRGISPLTREEGEPFRSAMHAWARVVSTPEPGLALLDAGKRDVPFDEGLPEPQLLADDLGEPARPLAGTVTAVNDQHAFLRTDSPVRVGQVVRLGLSHPCTAFDKWRWIPLLDGSAGTDDPDPRVADLVRTFF; this is encoded by the coding sequence ATGACGAGGACGGCGAGCGCGGACGGCGCGCTCCGGCTCGATGCGCTCGGCGACGAACGACCCGGCCGGTTCGCCAAGTCCGTTCCGGCGATCACCGGCACGGTGGGCGAGTGGCTCGCGGCGGCCCCGCGGCTGTCCTCGCTGGCCACCCCGGTGCTGACGCTCGACCGCGCGGCACTGGTCGCGAACGCCGAGCGGATGGCCGGCTGGTGCGCCGCGCACGGGGTCGAGCTGGCGCCGCACGGCAAGACGACGATGGCCCCGGCGCTGTGGGAGCTGCAGCTGCGCACCGGCGCCCGGGGCGTCACGGTCGCCACCGGGTGGCAGGCCGCGGTGGCCGTCGAGTTCGGCGTCCGCTGGATCCAGCTCGCGAACGCCCTGGTCGACCCGCGCGCGCTGCGGGAGCTCGCCGTCGCCCGGGACGCCGACCCCGGCCTCGAGGTGGTGAGCTGGGCCGACTCGGTCGAGACGGTCGCGGCGATGGAGGCCGGGGTCGGAGACCCCGTCCGGCCGCTGACCGTCCTCGTCGAGCTCGGGGCGCCCGGCGGGCGGACCGGGGCCCGGTCGGTCGCCGAGGCGGAGCGGGTCGCGGCGGCCGTCGTCGCCAGCCCGGTGCTGCGGCTCGGCGGCGTCGGCGGCTACGAGGGCGCCCTGGCGCACGACCCGGAGCCGGGCTCGCTCGCCCGGGTCCGCGCCTACCTCGACGACCTCGCCGAGCTGCACCGCAGGGTGCGGCCCGGGTACGAGACCGAGGAGGTCGTGGTGACCGCCGGCGGCAGCGCCTACTTCGACCAGGTCGCCGCGGCACTGGCCGGGCTCGCCGACGACCGCACCCGGGTGGTGCTGCGCTCGGGCGCCTACCTGGTACACGACGACGGCTTCTACCGCGGCATCTCCCCGCTGACCCGGGAGGAGGGGGAGCCGTTCCGGTCCGCGATGCACGCCTGGGCGCGGGTCGTCTCCACCCCCGAGCCGGGGCTGGCCCTGCTCGATGCCGGGAAGCGGGACGTGCCCTTCGACGAGGGCCTGCCCGAGCCGCAGCTGCTCGCCGACGACCTCGGTGAACCGGCCCGGCCGCTGGCGGGCACGGTCACGGCCGTCAACGACCAGCACGCCTTCCTGCGCACCGACTCGCCGGTCCGGGTCGGGCAGGTCGTCCGGCTCGGGCTCTCGCACCCGTGCACCGCGTTCGACAAGTGGCGCTGGATCCCGCTGCTCGACGGCTCCGCCGGTACCGACGATCCCGACCCGCGGGTCGCCGACCTGGTCCGGACGTTCTTCTGA
- a CDS encoding amidohydrolase family protein: MRTLLTGGTVVDGTGAPGFRADVVVEDARIAVVGDGAGTRPDRVVDARGMVVAPGFVDMHAHSDLRLLTEPAHLAKVSQGVTTEVLGQDGLSYAPVDDDVLAVLRRKIAGWNGDPGDELFSWRSVAGYLDRLDRGIAGNAAYLVPHGTVRALVCGWDDRPATTSEIRRMQELVRTGMAEGAVGLSAGLTYTPGMYADGSELVELCRTVGELGGFFAPHHRSYGAGALEAYAEMIGVADLSGCALHLAHATLNFGPNRGRAGELIAMLDAAIAGGADITLDTYPYLPGATTLSAILPSWSQSGGHQATLERLQDPAARARIRDDLEVRGSDGCHGVVAEWDTIEISGVTNPELAGYVGRTIAEIAGTGDPFATCVDILIRDDLGTGILQHVGHEENVRAIMQHPRHTAGSDGLLVGAKPHPRAWGTFPRYLGHYCRELGLFSLEECVAHLTGRAAARLRLADRGLVREGLAADLVVFDPDAVTDTATFAEPAQQPAGIPYVLVNGVLAIEDGERTPALAGRALRRRADGTTAPLEGL; encoded by the coding sequence ATGCGCACCCTGCTGACGGGCGGCACGGTCGTCGACGGGACCGGCGCCCCCGGGTTCCGGGCCGACGTCGTGGTCGAGGACGCGCGGATCGCCGTGGTCGGCGACGGGGCCGGGACCCGCCCGGACCGGGTCGTCGACGCCCGCGGGATGGTCGTCGCCCCCGGGTTCGTCGACATGCACGCCCACTCGGACCTGCGGCTGCTCACCGAGCCGGCACATCTGGCGAAGGTCTCCCAGGGGGTGACCACCGAGGTCCTCGGCCAGGACGGGCTGTCCTACGCCCCGGTCGACGACGACGTCCTCGCCGTGCTCCGCCGCAAGATCGCCGGCTGGAACGGCGACCCGGGGGACGAGCTGTTCAGCTGGCGCAGCGTGGCCGGCTACCTGGACCGCCTGGACCGGGGCATCGCCGGCAACGCCGCCTACCTCGTCCCGCACGGGACCGTGCGCGCCCTGGTCTGCGGCTGGGACGACCGGCCCGCCACGACCTCCGAGATCCGGCGGATGCAGGAGCTGGTCCGCACCGGCATGGCCGAGGGCGCGGTCGGGTTGTCCGCCGGTCTCACCTACACCCCCGGGATGTACGCCGACGGCTCCGAGCTGGTCGAGCTGTGCCGCACCGTGGGCGAGCTGGGCGGGTTCTTCGCCCCGCACCACCGCAGCTACGGCGCCGGCGCGCTGGAGGCCTACGCCGAGATGATCGGCGTCGCGGACCTGTCGGGCTGCGCGCTGCACCTGGCGCACGCGACGCTGAACTTCGGCCCGAACCGCGGCCGGGCCGGCGAGCTGATCGCGATGCTGGACGCGGCGATCGCCGGCGGCGCCGACATCACCCTGGACACCTACCCCTACCTGCCCGGCGCGACGACGCTGTCGGCGATCCTGCCGAGCTGGTCGCAGTCCGGCGGGCACCAGGCGACGCTCGAGCGGCTGCAGGACCCCGCCGCCCGCGCCCGGATCCGGGACGACCTGGAGGTCCGCGGCTCCGACGGCTGCCACGGCGTCGTCGCCGAGTGGGACACCATCGAGATCAGCGGAGTCACCAACCCCGAGCTGGCCGGCTACGTCGGCCGGACCATCGCCGAGATCGCCGGGACCGGTGACCCGTTCGCGACCTGCGTCGACATCCTGATCCGGGACGACCTCGGCACCGGGATCCTGCAGCACGTCGGCCACGAGGAGAACGTGCGGGCGATCATGCAGCATCCCCGGCACACCGCGGGCAGCGACGGGCTGCTGGTCGGGGCGAAGCCGCACCCGCGGGCCTGGGGCACGTTCCCGCGCTACCTCGGGCACTACTGCCGCGAGCTGGGTCTGTTCTCGCTGGAGGAGTGCGTCGCGCACCTCACCGGCCGCGCCGCGGCCCGGCTGCGGCTCGCCGACCGGGGGCTGGTCCGGGAGGGACTGGCCGCCGACCTCGTCGTGTTCGACCCGGACGCGGTGACCGACACCGCGACCTTCGCCGAGCCGGCACAGCAGCCGGCCGGCATCCCGTACGTGCTGGTGAACGGCGTCCTCGCGATCGAGGACGGCGAGCGGACCCCGGCACTCGCCGGGCGCGCGCTGCGCCGCCGTGCCGACGGGACGACCGCCCCTCTGGAAGGACTGTGA
- a CDS encoding GntP family permease produces the protein MTAVVDWLRHDTAGLLTLAALSVAVLLLLIMRLRLEPFIALIVTSVLVALIAGVSVTDLVGSPLSASDSLLETGFAKILGHIAPIIGLGTVLGAIMERSGGADALTERLLRLFGPKGAPLAMGITGLVLGIPVFFDIGIFVLAPLVYVAARRGGGSLVRYAMPMLAGLSMTHAFLPPHPGPVTAGGLLGVGMGWIIAMGLLCGIPAWLVAGVWWGSVIGKRVLVDVPEDAPGAPAHSGDPGSAGGTAAAPVTGPDGGAEAGTTTRTAERPAVAAPPPPSVTLIATIIAVPLLLILGATVGAVTLPEGAVVRDVLVLLGTPTIALTLSVLLAAYLLGVRRGTSMAELGRISGESLRPVGMILLVVGAGAFFGKVLQETGVGDALAGSMTAIGLPVIASAYLISAALRVAQGSATVAIVTTAGIIGPTVATGGYSQAQIALIVVAVSAGSIIASHVNDGGFWIVAKYFNMSVSDTLKTWTVLETILSVVGFAAAGLVWVLV, from the coding sequence ATGACCGCCGTCGTCGACTGGTTACGCCACGACACCGCCGGACTGCTGACGCTGGCCGCGCTCAGCGTGGCCGTACTGCTCCTGCTGATCATGCGGCTGCGCCTGGAGCCGTTCATCGCCCTGATCGTCACCAGCGTGCTGGTCGCCCTCATCGCCGGTGTCTCGGTCACCGACCTGGTCGGATCGCCGCTCTCGGCGTCGGACTCGCTGCTCGAGACCGGGTTCGCCAAGATCCTCGGCCACATCGCACCGATCATCGGGCTCGGCACCGTGCTCGGCGCGATCATGGAACGGTCCGGGGGTGCGGACGCGCTCACCGAACGGCTGCTGCGGCTGTTCGGACCCAAGGGCGCGCCGCTGGCGATGGGCATCACCGGCCTGGTCCTGGGTATCCCGGTCTTCTTCGACATCGGGATCTTCGTGCTCGCCCCGCTGGTCTACGTCGCCGCACGCCGCGGCGGGGGCTCGCTGGTGCGGTACGCGATGCCGATGCTCGCCGGCCTGTCGATGACGCACGCCTTCCTGCCGCCGCATCCCGGCCCGGTCACCGCGGGTGGCCTGCTCGGCGTCGGCATGGGCTGGATCATCGCCATGGGCCTGCTCTGCGGCATCCCGGCCTGGCTGGTCGCCGGTGTGTGGTGGGGCTCGGTGATCGGCAAGCGGGTTCTGGTCGACGTCCCGGAGGACGCGCCCGGCGCGCCGGCGCACTCCGGCGACCCGGGCAGCGCCGGTGGCACGGCCGCCGCGCCCGTCACCGGCCCGGACGGCGGCGCCGAGGCGGGCACGACGACCCGCACCGCCGAGCGTCCGGCGGTCGCGGCGCCACCGCCGCCGTCGGTCACGCTGATCGCGACGATCATCGCCGTGCCGTTGCTCCTGATCCTCGGCGCGACCGTCGGCGCCGTGACCCTGCCCGAGGGAGCCGTGGTCCGGGACGTCCTGGTCCTGCTCGGCACCCCGACCATCGCCCTGACGCTCAGCGTGCTGCTCGCCGCGTACCTGCTGGGCGTCCGGCGGGGGACGAGCATGGCCGAGCTGGGCCGGATCTCCGGCGAGTCGCTGCGCCCGGTCGGGATGATCCTGCTGGTCGTCGGGGCCGGCGCGTTCTTCGGCAAGGTCCTTCAGGAGACCGGCGTGGGCGACGCGCTGGCCGGCTCGATGACCGCGATCGGCCTGCCCGTGATCGCATCGGCCTACCTGATCAGTGCGGCGCTGCGGGTCGCGCAGGGCTCGGCGACGGTCGCGATCGTGACGACGGCGGGCATCATCGGCCCGACCGTCGCGACCGGCGGGTACTCGCAGGCGCAGATCGCGCTCATCGTCGTCGCGGTGTCGGCGGGGTCGATCATCGCCAGCCACGTCAACGACGGCGGGTTCTGGATCGTCGCGAAGTACTTCAACATGTCGGTCTCGGACACGCTGAAGACGTGGACGGTGCTGGAGACCATCCTGTCCGTGGTCGGGTTCGCCGCGGCGGGCCTGGTGTGGGTGCTGGTCTGA
- a CDS encoding nitrile hydratase accessory protein, translating to MSRPDPRAGEPVPHEPVFDAPWQAEAFAIAVALQDRGLLDRAEFAAALGARLAGGAAYWDAWLAALEALVTDRGLTDPGSLDARTAAWQRAAAATPHGSPVTLDADPQRP from the coding sequence TTGAGCCGGCCTGACCCGCGCGCCGGCGAGCCGGTGCCGCACGAGCCGGTGTTCGACGCACCGTGGCAGGCGGAGGCGTTCGCGATCGCGGTGGCGCTGCAGGACCGCGGGTTGCTGGACCGGGCGGAGTTCGCCGCGGCACTGGGCGCCCGGCTGGCCGGCGGCGCGGCCTACTGGGACGCCTGGCTGGCCGCCCTGGAGGCGCTGGTCACCGACCGCGGCCTCACCGATCCCGGTTCGCTCGACGCGCGCACCGCCGCCTGGCAGCGGGCCGCGGCCGCCACCCCGCACGGCTCGCCGGTCACGCTGGACGCCGACCCGCAGCGCCCCTGA
- the nthB gene encoding nitrile hydratase subunit beta translates to MNGAHDLGGAMGFGPVVPEPEQVRFHADWEKLVLALTLAAARPGSWSIDESRHARESLPPPLYLNLSYYEIWLEATERLLVAHGLVGADELAAGRSLRPAVPAPAPLDAAGAAAVLATGAPTEREAPAPPRFGPGDRVRARVMHPRGHTRLPRYVRGRCGTVEARRGAHVLPDARAHGRGECPEQLYTVVFTGPELWGPDADPTTTVSVDAWESYLEPA, encoded by the coding sequence GTGAACGGCGCGCACGACCTCGGCGGCGCGATGGGATTCGGCCCGGTCGTGCCGGAACCCGAGCAGGTCCGGTTCCACGCCGACTGGGAGAAGCTGGTGCTGGCGCTGACCCTGGCCGCGGCCCGCCCCGGCAGCTGGTCGATCGACGAGTCCCGGCACGCCCGCGAGTCCCTGCCCCCGCCCCTGTACCTGAACCTCAGCTACTACGAGATCTGGCTGGAGGCGACCGAGCGGCTGCTGGTCGCGCACGGCCTGGTCGGCGCGGACGAGCTCGCCGCGGGCCGGTCGCTGCGCCCCGCCGTGCCCGCCCCGGCCCCGCTGGACGCCGCGGGCGCCGCCGCGGTGCTCGCGACCGGCGCGCCCACCGAGCGGGAGGCTCCCGCTCCGCCCCGGTTCGGGCCCGGTGACCGGGTGCGCGCCCGCGTGATGCACCCGCGGGGGCACACCCGCCTGCCCCGTTACGTCCGCGGCCGGTGCGGGACGGTGGAGGCGCGGCGGGGCGCGCACGTGCTGCCCGACGCCCGCGCACACGGCCGCGGGGAGTGCCCGGAGCAGCTCTACACGGTCGTCTTCACCGGTCCGGAGCTGTGGGGCCCGGACGCCGACCCGACCACGACGGTCTCGGTGGACGCCTGGGAGAGCTACCTTGAGCCGGCCTGA
- the nthA gene encoding nitrile hydratase subunit alpha produces MSSEPRPVEARVRALESILVEKGHVDPAALDEIVETYAHRVGPRNGAQVVARAWTDPAYAERLAADATAAVAELGFGGRGGEHLAAVFNSDREHHLVVCTLCSCYPWPVLGLPPVWYKSPAYRSRAVLDPRGVLAEFGTVLGDDVAIRVHDSTSELRYLVVPQRPAGTEGWSVDELAAIVSRDSMIGTRLVTG; encoded by the coding sequence GTGAGCAGCGAGCCGAGGCCGGTGGAGGCCCGGGTACGGGCACTGGAGTCGATCCTGGTCGAGAAGGGCCACGTCGACCCCGCCGCGCTCGACGAGATCGTCGAGACCTACGCGCACCGGGTCGGCCCCCGCAACGGCGCGCAGGTGGTCGCCCGGGCCTGGACCGACCCGGCGTACGCCGAGCGGCTCGCGGCGGACGCCACCGCCGCGGTGGCCGAGCTCGGGTTCGGCGGCCGCGGCGGCGAGCACCTCGCGGCGGTGTTCAACAGCGACCGGGAGCACCACCTCGTGGTGTGCACGCTGTGCTCCTGCTACCCGTGGCCGGTCCTGGGCCTGCCCCCGGTCTGGTACAAGTCCCCCGCCTACCGTTCCCGGGCGGTGCTCGACCCCCGCGGGGTGCTCGCCGAGTTCGGGACGGTGCTGGGCGACGACGTCGCGATCCGGGTGCACGACTCCACCTCCGAGCTGCGCTACCTGGTCGTGCCGCAGCGCCCGGCCGGCACCGAGGGCTGGTCGGTCGACGAGCTGGCCGCGATCGTGTCCCGGGACTCGATGATCGGCACCCGGCTGGTGACGGGGTGA